CAGACCGGTTGCGTGACGGCGCGTGTGGAAGAGGCCCGCCAGTCGGTGACCAGCGGAGGTATGGCCTCGGGCGACGCCGTGGTGCTCCTCACGCGGCGCTTCAACAACCAACGAGAAGCGGAGCAGGGGTTTACCAACTGCGTCGCCGATGCGCTGCTCACCGGCAACCCCGGGATGGAGCTGCGCACGGAACAGGAATTCCTGGACGGCCTGTTCCCCTGGTTCGAACCCCGCTACGCCCCCACCACCGTGGAAGACCTGCCTGAGCTGTTGGCACACCCGGGCGTCACCGAACGGCTCGAAGACACGGGGGTGCGCTACATCGTGTGGCTCGACGGCGAGACGGAAACCGTCGACGGCGGCGGCAGCATCACCTGCGAGATCGGTGCTGGCGTCGGCTGCCTGGGCTTTCAGTGGTGGGAGAACGACAGCAACTACGAGGCGTCGATCTGGGATCTGGAGACGTCCACCGATGCTGGCGTCATGACCAGCTCCGCGCGTGGTACGTCTTACCTGCCGGCGATCGTGGTGCCCATCCCCATCATCGCGCGAACGCGGGTGACCGCGTGCCGGGGCTTGGCGGACCGCCTCGTGGAGTTCCTCGCCCTCGAGGGCTAGCGCCTACTTCTTTCTCGAAGGCCGCGCTCTGAAAAACTGGCGCATGGTGACGTCTGCGGCGACCGGTTCGCCGTCGACCAATGCCGGTCGGAAGTGCGCCGCTCGAATGGCCGAGAGCGATTCATTCTCCATCCGTCGAGTGGCTGTGCTGTCGGAAACACGGGCTTTGGTCACCCTCCCCTCAGGGCTCACGGTGAAGGTCAACTCCAGATAGTTTTCCGGGCTCAGACCAGGTCTTGAGCGCAAGCTCGGGTACACGTACTGCGGATAGATGTACTCGACCTGGTAGGGCTGGCTGAACTGCGCCTGCGCACGCCCACCGCTGCTGTCCGTTTCCGCCAGGAGCTGCCAAACGCGTTGGTAGTTGACCACGGCCTCGCCAGGGTTGTTGCTCTGCAGGTACCAGTCACCACGTATCAGCAGGGCCTCGACGTAGTCGTCGACGTCCGCGTACTCGTCGTTCTCGTACAACGACACCGCCCGATCCAGCGCACGCTTGCCTTCGCCCCGGAAGTAGCTGCGCTTCGAGTAAGTAAGCGCGATGCCCTTCAGCGGCTCTACCAGGCGCAGATCATCTTCCCCGTAAGCTTCTTCCAAGATCTCCAGCGCGCGGCGATACACGGGCAGCGCCCGCTGAAAGTCCTGCAGGCCGACGACGTAGAAATCCGCGTACTCGAAGAGCGCCGGAATGAGGTCCGGCGAGCCCTCGCCGTACTTCCGTTCGTGGATACGGAGCATGAAATCCTGCTCGCGCTGCGCCCTTTCGATCTGAGAGCTGTCGAGGTAGAAATCGGACAAGGCCCGCAGCACTTCCACCTGGTCCAGGTTGGTGATGCCAAGACGCCGGTGGGTGATGAACTTGGCCCTCAGCAACGCACTCTCCGCCGCCTCGACCTCACCGAGCTCCACCAACTGCTGGGAGAGGTTGCCGAGCATGTCCACAAGGCTGAAGCTGTAGAGCCCATCGTAGCGTTCCGTGAGGGCGATCACCCGTTCGAACAAGCGCCGAGCGTTGTTGTGGTCTCCAAGGCGTCGATACGAGTGGGCGTGCAGCCTGATATAGGGCAGCGCTTCGAAGCTGTCTGCGCCGTAGCGCTCCTCGTATATCTCGCGCAGCAGAGCGGCGGATTGCAGTGCCTTTTGCGCGTCACCCGACTCCACGTAGCTGCTGTGGGCGGCGACCAGCTGGTCGATGAGCTCGCGGCTGAACGCTTCTGCGTCATCGGCGACGGCGGCGGGCTCGTCAGCGTTGCTCACGGTGGGGGCGACGGCGTCCGTCTCCTCCGCCTCCTGACTCAGTGCCGTGCTCGCCCCGAGCAACAACAGCAGCAGGGGACCTCCCAGCAGGCCGATCAGCGCATTGCGCAACTCACTCACTCCCACGCGATCACTCCAGAATCTTCACGTAACTTCCGGGCTCGGGTTCGCCCTCGGGGAACATGCCATTGATCAGGCGCAGCTGCTCCTCGGCGAAGTGCGGTAAGCGCGAGGTGGCCGCCAGGTACGCAAAGGTCATGCCCGGTTGTACCCGCTCCAGGCGAATGATGCGTGGACGGGCCAGGTCGCGCTCCTTCGACGTCAGCAGGCGCAAGCTCGTAATCGCGCGCTTGAACTCCGCATCGTACGTCAACTGGTCGGTCGTGCTCTGCACGGCGCCAGCGAAGATGTAGGCCTGATCGCCCACCAGCACCACGCCGTAGCGCACGTTCCTCGGCCCGAAGGGCGAGGTGGCACGTTCGGCGATCGCCGTGTAACCGGGGAAGCCGTTCACGTCCACAGGGTACGCATCGAGCAGGGTCGCGTCCCGCCCCACGCGGCGCATGAGCACCTCCTTGGGATCTCGCGCTCGCGTGTTCTTGTACGCCTTTACCTGCAGCACGGCATCGGCGTCGGTCGGCTCGGCGAGGATCTGGTTCTTGCCCATCTTGACGATCCAACCGAGCGGCACGCGCAGGCCCACCCCCATGTCGGGGTTGTGCTGCTCGCCGCGAGCCCGCCGGGGCTCCGCCGGCGACATGCCGAACATCATGCCGTCGCTGAAGTTCAAGAAGGTGAACTCGTTGAGCACCTCGCCCTCGGCACCCTCCTTGGCCTTGCCCGCCTTCTTCACCACCTCGTGCAGGCGGGTGTCGGCGGAGGGGTGAGAAGCGAAGACGCCGTGGTAGACGTTGGGTTCGCGATCTTCCACCTCAGCCCGCTTGAGCTCGAAGATCTCCTGATCTTTGAGCACGCGGATGACATCGATCATCGCCTCGGGGTCGTAGCCGGTCGCGGCCAGGTAGCGCGCCCCCGCCTCATCCGCCTCGAGTTCCAGGCCGCGGCCGTAGCCCGCGGTGAGCACGGATCCAGCGAAATCACCCGCGAAAATCGCCCCGGGCACGCCGGTGGCGACCGCGAGCAGCGTGCCGAGCATGTTGGTGAGCTGGGAATTACGTTCGCCCCGCGCCGCATGACGCAGAGCCACATGGCCCACCTCGTGGCCGAGCACGGCAGCGAGTTCGGCCTCGCTGTTGAGGTAGCTCATCAGGCCGCGGGTCACGTAGATGTAGCCGCCGGGCGCCGCGAAGGCATTGACTTCCGGCGAATCGAGCACAGTAAAGGTGTACTTGAGCTCGGGGCGCTCGCCCACCGCGGCGAGGCGCGAGCCGACCGAGCGTACGTACTCGTGCAGTTTCTCGTCCTTGTAGACGCGATACTGGCGGAGGATCTGCGCGTGGGCTTGGCGGCCGATGAGGATCTCCTCCTCTTCGGTCATCGCCGACGCGTGGAGCGGCGCGAACAACGCAGCGAATAGGGCGAGAGCGGTAGGAAATGACCAAGCGTTACGAGTGTTCATGCTCACCTCTGACCGGATCCAGCGGATTTAGTTTTCCACTTCAGGCGGCGGGACTGACGACAGTAACGGCCGCCCCGACGGCAGGCAAGGAAGGCGGTGGTGACGACGGCAGGATCCTTCGATGAGCGCAGATGGGGAGCTCTGGCCGGGCTGGCGCGTGGTCCTTCGAGGCCGCGACTACCAACGACTGGCAGATCGTGCGTTCGTCCTGACGGCCTTGGATCTGCCCTGCGAGTGGGCGCGCGACCCGCAGGGCGCCCTGATGCTGCTGGTGCCGGAGCCCCTCGCCGCCCACGCGCTGGAGCAGATCGTCCGCTACGAGGCCGAACACCAGGGCGGGCAGGATCGCTGGGGCACGGGCGCCGATACGCTCGCGCGGCCGCGTCAGGCGGCGCTCGGCGCACGCTTCGGCGCCATGGCCCTGGTTCTGACGCTGGTGTTCTTCGCCTTTGCCCAGACCACCTTCCTTGGCAGTCGGGACTGGTTGGAGGCCGGACGCCTGCAAGCCGGACTGGTCCGCGATGGCGAGTGGTGGCGCGTATTCACCGCCCTGACCCTGCATCTGGACATGGCCCACCTGCTCGGCAATCTGGTGTTCGGGGTGGTGTTCGGGTTCATCGCCAGCCTCTCGCTCGGGAGCGGAGCCGCGTGGCTCACGATCCTACTGT
Above is a window of Pseudomonadota bacterium DNA encoding:
- a CDS encoding TonB family protein — its product is MSELRNALIGLLGGPLLLLLLGASTALSQEAEETDAVAPTVSNADEPAAVADDAEAFSRELIDQLVAAHSSYVESGDAQKALQSAALLREIYEERYGADSFEALPYIRLHAHSYRRLGDHNNARRLFERVIALTERYDGLYSFSLVDMLGNLSQQLVELGEVEAAESALLRAKFITHRRLGITNLDQVEVLRALSDFYLDSSQIERAQREQDFMLRIHERKYGEGSPDLIPALFEYADFYVVGLQDFQRALPVYRRALEILEEAYGEDDLRLVEPLKGIALTYSKRSYFRGEGKRALDRAVSLYENDEYADVDDYVEALLIRGDWYLQSNNPGEAVVNYQRVWQLLAETDSSGGRAQAQFSQPYQVEYIYPQYVYPSLRSRPGLSPENYLELTFTVSPEGRVTKARVSDSTATRRMENESLSAIRAAHFRPALVDGEPVAADVTMRQFFRARPSRKK
- a CDS encoding M48 family metalloprotease translates to MNTRNAWSFPTALALFAALFAPLHASAMTEEEEILIGRQAHAQILRQYRVYKDEKLHEYVRSVGSRLAAVGERPELKYTFTVLDSPEVNAFAAPGGYIYVTRGLMSYLNSEAELAAVLGHEVGHVALRHAARGERNSQLTNMLGTLLAVATGVPGAIFAGDFAGSVLTAGYGRGLELEADEAGARYLAATGYDPEAMIDVIRVLKDQEIFELKRAEVEDREPNVYHGVFASHPSADTRLHEVVKKAGKAKEGAEGEVLNEFTFLNFSDGMMFGMSPAEPRRARGEQHNPDMGVGLRVPLGWIVKMGKNQILAEPTDADAVLQVKAYKNTRARDPKEVLMRRVGRDATLLDAYPVDVNGFPGYTAIAERATSPFGPRNVRYGVVLVGDQAYIFAGAVQSTTDQLTYDAEFKRAITSLRLLTSKERDLARPRIIRLERVQPGMTFAYLAATSRLPHFAEEQLRLINGMFPEGEPEPGSYVKILE
- a CDS encoding rhomboid family intramembrane serine protease yields the protein MSADGELWPGWRVVLRGRDYQRLADRAFVLTALDLPCEWARDPQGALMLLVPEPLAAHALEQIVRYEAEHQGGQDRWGTGADTLARPRQAALGARFGAMALVLTLVFFAFAQTTFLGSRDWLEAGRLQAGLVRDGEWWRVFTALTLHLDMAHLLGNLVFGVVFGFIASLSLGSGAAWLTILLCGAAGNLLNAWLQPISHSAVGASTGVFAALGLIAAFQWRVQLAQAGERWLRRLGPVVAGVALLAFLGVGDERTDVGAHLTGFLCGLGGGWAWGEVLRRQGPPSMRAQWTMAGVAPTLLALAWWIAFAS